In Salvelinus alpinus chromosome 19, SLU_Salpinus.1, whole genome shotgun sequence, the genomic stretch catgtttttattttattttagaatgACAGTCCTTATCAGGGAGGAGTGTTCTTCTTGACTATTCACTTCCCTACAGATTACCCCTTCAAACCACCAAAGGTGAGTAAAAAATCACATAAGATCAGTTGACATTAGGAAACACAATTCATAGTGCTAGAAGTAAGTGCTGGTTTATAAAATACTTAATTCAATTGCAGGTTGCGTTCACGACAAAGATCTACCACCCTAATATCAACAGCAATGGAAGTATTTGTCTGGATATATTGAGATCGCAATGGTCGCCTGCACTCACTGTATCAAAAGGTAAGCCCCTGTGAATATTGGTATAAGATCTGACATGGGGTTGGAATTTAATATTTCCTGGCGTTACATGCAGTATAACTATATAGTTGTATATTTAATGgacaatacatttaaaaataatgCAGAGGACAATTTGTTTTCATATGACAGCCAGACAGAATATTATCCCTCTGTCTTATTTTAAAACTGTAAGCATACAAATTTAGGTGGTTTGTTGAAAAGCAGTAATTTTATATTTTTAAGAGTTGGCCTAACATTTTAAAGAAACAATTGTTTGACCTAGTCAATGTCTCTCCTGGTAATAATGTAGAAGACAATTAGGGATCAAATTCAGcaattcattgttttattttctaCTTCAAATAGTTGTCAGAATAATAAATATTTCATTTTTGACTTGAAAAGGGCAGTCATCATCATGTGCCACTTTATGGCTCTCAGATAGAGGTGGTCAACAGTAACGGTTGTCATAGCAATATGGATGTGAGCTGTTGGTAGGTGTATTAAAGGCGTATCATTCCCCTTAAAGAACATGCATGGTTAATTGTTTTACtttttggataataaaatatattggATATTTTTTGATGTTGACTGTTGTCATGCGTGTCTGCAGCTGGAGGAGGTTTAGATGCAGCTATCCGAAGTTGATTATTTTTGTTTTCCATTCTTTATTAGTTCTCTTGTCAATCTGCTCTCTGCTTTGCGATCCGAACCCAGATGACCCGCTTGTACCAGAGATTGCACACACCTACAAAGCTGACAGGGAAAAGTGAGTGTGCCAAACAGTATTTGATTCCCTTGCTTTGAAACTCCAGCATACTGGTATTCTTGAATAGGGCCTAGTCCACAAACAATTAAATATCTTTAATTCCAACGTTTTGGTCAATAGACATTCATTTCTTCCCGACATTTCAGTCAACTCTGGTGAAGGTCTTTTCACCATAACATTGGTATTAGTAGATGGGTTTCCATCCAACTTGTGACAGATTATCATATGAATAttttaaaatctgcataaaaacaatatgtgcattttcccaccagggatgtttccatcaaattgacctgTTGTGGATAGataaaaataacttttgtggTTAAATTACCAGAATAATGTTTTGAATAAAAAacacaagttaaatgggtttctatcgcattttcaactctactgatgtttTTGTCAGAAAATGTTGCGTTACATTGCGAGTGTGCCCACactggtcttggcacgtgcgctctagccaacaattcgtagatacagtgtgggtaggaTAGCCTTCATGATGagattatggacaaaagagcaagatttgtatttctttttggtcaaacagcagccaagcattgatcatcatgtcaccagaataagaccctctatTTATTGGAAAGAAGCATCATCACTCATCACCGTgctctttcaccaccctgtgaagttcatcataacttatttcatctgtagcgtcataaactgcatgcttttccgagttgtagtgggaggaccacacatatTGTGgctccaagtttacttcaatatgatggttattattatatcaatatttgcacataaaggcATTTCCATCGTcttttctcgcataattaattttacagacactaCGATCTCTCCTTGTCTtgtgttttgttgacatttggaaagtgttttatttttttggtCTGTTCCATCAAACATTTTTTTATCCGTACTTAACTTGCCAAAAAAGGTTGtatggaaacctggttaatgcTGCATTAAATTATTTGTGGAATATTCAAGAATACCAGTGTGCTAGTTTTTTCTGGTATCGTGCAAACCTTCCATTTTGTTTTACAGGTACAACAGACTAGCAAGAGAATGGACACAGAAGTATGCAATGTGAAAATGCCTGTTAAATTAAAACACTAAAAGaagaaaataaacatgtttaatattTACCCAAGGCAAACGAACAAGAGGGGAAACATAACTAGACACTCGGGTTGGAGAAGGAAGCGATAAAATAAGGGACAGTGCAACCTGGCTGCTAAGTGCTGAGCTGCTGCCATGTGCTGTTTTTCATGACTTGTATGGATCTGCTGAGGAACTCCTGAAAGCACTCCCTTATGGAATACTGGAACCTCATGGTCCAGACCACCACACCCAGACTTTAACTATTACTACTTCTATTGTGACTATTATTCTCAGTGTTACTATTCATACTCTTATTATTATGATCACTGTTATTATCATAATGATTGTGTTATTCTACTGAATGCTGAAACATTGGGTTTGAATTTGGAGGGGACTAGTTGGCGGCTTGGTTCTCCCTCCTTTCAAAGGTACTTTCTTTGTCCCTCTGGATGTCTTGTGTTCATGTATTCAGTGGCCTTGCTGTATTATTGTAATAACCTCTTCTCAGATGTTAGCTGTGAAATTGAGGTGGAGTGCTCAGCACAAAGGTGCATGTCTATATCCAGCAGCGGGGTTCTATTGCCCACAAAGTCTTGAAAGACAGTCTCTGGTTGGTCTCAAACCCAGACGTGATGTAAGACAAGTAATTTTGCTTCCCCCTGAGCCAATTTTGTTTTCACTCAATGCATTTGGAAATGTCCCAAATGCAGTGACAGATGGTCTTTGAAGAGCCTGGAGAGAGGTGCTATCAAGGTGAGCTGGACTGTATCTGTGCTCATGGGAAAGCGACCAGGGAAAAAGTTCTGAAACTGCCACTACTTTTCTCACTTGTCATCTATGTCCCCTTTTCTTGTCCTAGATCCATCCAGGGCTAGCATCTTGCCATTTAACATCCAACTGTAAAGACACTTAAACTCTGGTAAAGCTAATCTCTGAGATTAACTCCTCCCAGCCATACAATGCCACTTTCTAAATACAGTAGCTCAGGTATATATCCAACTCACCTGTCTGTGAAAGGGCACTGTAGTGACCTGTGGTGTGAGAAATGATCAGACCTGTTTTGCACAGTGAGTTACTGCTTTAATCCAGAAGTTGTGTTTTGAAACATCTGACATGGGTCATTCATTAGCTTTCCCCTTCTCAATTTATCACATTGTTTTACTGTACAACACTATGATGTGAATGTTTTCAAACAGGTTTTGTTAATGCTTGGAGAAACACTGCACATGCTAATGCTTTGGATATGCCATTGGTTAAAACTGGAGTATTTTAATTATTTTTCTCTCCATTAGATGGGAGCTTAAAGACTTCCTTTAATGACAAACTGTGGCAGATTTATGAATAAACATTTAGTTTCGTTTTTTGTTTGACTAAATTCAGATGTATTTGTCATCATGGTTTATTGTGAAGTTTCACAAATGTTTCCTGTGCCTTTTACATCTTACATTGTAACATAAGCTGTAACATGAGCTCTAACCTGGATCTTGGCAGCTGCATATTTGTTTTAgcagatgtcttgagattttgttCTCATCATTGGAACTTTACTTTCGCTTTATTTTTCCAGTTGATCTGCAACAGTGTACATGTGTAATGCATTAGTAACCTAGTATTCTGCAAGCTTGATTGTAGTTATGCCATTAGTGATTAATCTGCCATTAGTAATATCAAATTTAACGTCAACATAATCCTGTGCAGGTGCTGGATTATTTAGACTGCATCTGTCTTGAGCCATAGATTATTTTTAACAAGTATAACTGTCTGATGTTGCCGTGGAAAGTGAATAAAAAGTATCGGGGGTAGGGAGTATAAGACATTTGGCCGTTGATATGTTAATAAATCGATTTCAAGAGAAGAGTTAAGATTCAGAAGACACTTCAGGAACTTCCATATATGGGCATTGTCTTCTGTATTGGAATGCAGACTTCGAGCAGGAACTCCATATATGGGCACAGAGCTCATATTGAAATGTGGCCCTGAACAGGAATGCCACACATCGGCACCAACATTAATATTGCAATGCACCCCTGAAGCAGGAACACCGTATGGGCCCAGACACACATTGGAATGAGGCCATTACCAAATCTACATGTATGGACGTAGAGCTGTGACCATCCCAATTTGCATCCAATCTTCATTAGCCACAAGCCTGCATCACCTGAATCCCCTTGCTTAATCAACCACCCTCATAGTATTTAAATGGCATCCATTGTCAAGCCTTTGTACATTGGCCTAACAAACAGGCCATACTGCAAGTTTGTGATGAGCCATTGGCCCGCCACACTGTTGAGTCCCCCTCCTGGCTTCCTGCACAATGGTGGGCCAGCTCAACACTGGTCCATGATGGGGTGCTGGCCCTGCCATCAGGCTCAGCACAACTAGGGGTTGACCCTGTCAGGAATCCAGGTACTAACAGTGATCACGACCAGGGGCTGGCCTCCCCGTCAACAATCCACAATCCGAGAAGCCAAacttgtgaaatgcttgatattgTCGCAGTGACTGTCTTTCCATAGATTTAATGAAGGATCAGTTAGGTTGACTGGGCTGGAAAAACATGTTCTAGACTATAGACTGGTTTCACTTACTATGGAGCTCAATGCATACGTTCTCATTATGACATTTAGAATAGGTCATAAGGCTATGATTTTGGTAcaaaatgccttttcaaaattgTTCTACAATTGAGCTGCAATGGATTGAATATCCACTCTGAATACACCAGAATCATCTGTCAGTAAGACCAATTCTTAAAAAGACAGGCAGTGAGTAATGCCACTGGACAAAACTTGGTTGCTGATTTCGCTCCTTATATTTGTTTGGTTATTTATTTGTAATCTGTCTTCCAGTTGTCATTTTTGAGTGCAATCAGCATCGATCCATCAAATGTTCCTTTCAGAATAACATCTTGGTTTGATCCAAAGAGATACTAACTAGAACGATATCAATGGAGGTCATGATAGGGTGCTTGGCATGCTTTGCAAAATGGAGAACCCTTTCACAGCCATTTGCCAGATATCAGGGATTTCTTTACAATTAATTTGCCTGATACCTTTGATTAAAATCTTAGCCTTTACCATAATTTTGTGTATAGATCATGTAAATTGCTATCAGGGCTTGTTTTCCCCAAAGGGACATTTATTTCATTTGATCAGTAGATACTTGCCATgtaaatttaaataaatatactttttttttaagtGTACAGACTTGCTAACTTGAAATTCAGGACCAGCCTTTTAAAATAGATGCATTTCAAATGTGATATCTGTATGTGATTTAAGACTTTCCAACACCATAACTCTTTTCTTGACtataaaaatatttaatcaaatcgaagaccattcttgatacacaaactGTTgactgtgaaaaacccagcagcgttgcagttcctgACACAAACTGGCGGCCCTggtatctactaccataccctgttcagaggcacttaaatatttggtTGTGCCCATTCCCCCTGTGAAtggcacacacaatccatgtctcaattatctcaaggcttagaaatccttctttaacttgtctcctccccttcatctacactaggtattcccaaactggggtacgccaaataaaaatgtgattcacataaaaaaataaaaaaatcgttaaaaaaaaacatccttcacattttcaaacagtccatttatatttttccaatggggctatacatttTCCCTTTTTTTCTCACCTttagtagcctcgtttcactgccaaaaatacaattaaaccatctagtgttcaccgaagtaacaacacaatgtcaaatacaggtagcctagtcaaataattggggcggcaggtagcctaatagttagagcgttggactagtaaattaaaggttgcaagatcgaatccccgagctgacaaggtaaaaatctgtcattctgccccagaacaaggtgcagaaccatcattgaaaataataatttgttcttaactgacctgcctagttaaataaatgtaaacatgtttacatccaatcacattaactgttactctctcacgggaattccactaacggtccgtatgtagccaaacgtagctgctgctcatgttggtatctgtactgatggtgcaaaagccatgacagggagacagtggagtggtaacgcgtgtgcaagcagttgctcccgacgccacttgggtacactgcagcatccacccgagaggctcttgctgccaagcctgacagcttgaaagatgttttggacactacagtaaatatggttaactttgttaaagcaaggcccctgaactctcatgtattttctgcactatgcaatgatatgggcagcgaccatgtaacgcttttacaacatacagaagtgagctggttatcaaggggcaaagtattgacacgttttctttactgaccataattttcacttgtctgaccggtgcacaactgagcaagaggaaaagtacattagtgtctagtttgagaaacagtcacctcttcactgttggcgttgagactggtgttttgcgggtactatttaatgaatgcTGCCAGTTGAGGATGTGTGAGGTGCTGACTCCAGgaggctggccttctaggcagagttctttttcccatcttaatcttttctttttattggccagtctgagatatggctttttcttaacaactctgtctagaagcccagcatcccggagttgcctcttcactgttaacgttgagactggtgttttgcgggttctATTtagtgaagctgccagttgaggacttgtgaggcatccgtttctcaaacttgacactctaatgtacttgtcttcttgctcagttgtgcaccggggccttccaCTCTTTCTttactggttagagacagtttgcgctgttctgtgaagggagtagtatacagcattgtacaagatcttcagattcttggcaatttctcacatggaatagccttaatttctcagaacaagaatagactgacgagtttcagaagaaaggtctttgtatctggacattttgagcctgtaatcgaacccacaaatgctgatgctccagatactcaactaatctaaagaaggccagttttattgcttctttaatcaggacaacagttttca encodes the following:
- the LOC139545393 gene encoding ubiquitin-conjugating enzyme E2 D4-like, whose protein sequence is MLPVSGRREGVRNLTKPQPSTVETAVLFENPTIVTLFIYTQRDWFEKHRNLTQGICAKCIRDPYLIKLAMALKRIQKELTDLQRDPPAQCSAGPVGDDLFHWQATIMGPNDSPYQGGVFFLTIHFPTDYPFKPPKVAFTTKIYHPNINSNGSICLDILRSQWSPALTVSKVLLSICSLLCDPNPDDPLVPEIAHTYKADREKYNRLAREWTQKYAM